Proteins from a single region of Paraburkholderia sp. ZP32-5:
- the glaH gene encoding glutarate dioxygenase GlaH, producing MNTSVAMSFTHDLFSVNPHPQHDRLRKMDLDVSALGSFFEAVRHLNVQNLEYVPLTRFLLAYELDRALGGNFGLAIRRIARDRMSGGFTVGLQKVTSNSDDLVKFGTAVGHLLGPSNYDAMSGTFYARFLVKHTDASDSYLRQAYRPLTLHTDGTYVEEETHWLLMMKFEETNATGGESRLMHLDDWKERDEFAFHGMGGLPFVYKAPSSKNVSVPVERPIFFHSEFGLSMSYIDQFIQPRSIHEARFLNDMSHSMEKSTATREVSLPVGDLVIVNNYFWLHGRAPFEKHSELHRELMRLRGTFVK from the coding sequence ATGAATACATCTGTCGCAATGAGTTTCACCCACGATCTTTTCAGCGTCAATCCTCATCCGCAGCACGACAGGCTTCGCAAGATGGACCTTGACGTAAGCGCGCTCGGAAGCTTCTTCGAAGCGGTGAGGCACCTCAATGTACAGAATCTTGAATATGTACCGCTTACGCGATTCCTTCTGGCCTACGAACTGGACCGTGCACTCGGAGGTAATTTCGGGTTGGCAATCCGTCGGATTGCGCGAGATCGCATGAGTGGCGGCTTCACCGTCGGGTTGCAAAAAGTTACATCCAACAGTGATGACCTGGTAAAGTTCGGGACCGCTGTGGGTCATCTGCTCGGACCGAGCAACTACGACGCGATGTCTGGCACGTTTTACGCCCGCTTTCTAGTCAAGCATACCGACGCGAGCGACTCGTATCTGCGTCAGGCCTATCGGCCGCTCACCTTACATACCGACGGCACCTATGTCGAGGAAGAGACGCATTGGTTGCTGATGATGAAGTTTGAGGAGACCAACGCGACCGGGGGGGAGTCGCGCCTCATGCATCTTGACGACTGGAAGGAACGCGACGAGTTTGCCTTTCACGGGATGGGGGGTTTGCCCTTTGTCTACAAAGCACCAAGTTCGAAGAATGTAAGCGTGCCTGTCGAGCGTCCTATTTTTTTTCACTCCGAATTCGGTCTGTCAATGTCCTATATTGACCAGTTCATACAGCCTCGGTCCATACACGAAGCACGTTTTTTAAATGACATGTCCCACTCGATGGAGAAGTCGACTGCTACGAGAGAGGTGAGTTTGCCGGTCGGTGATTTGGTTATTGTTAATAACTATTTCTGGTTGCATGGTAGGGCTCCTTTTGAAAAGCATTCGGAATTGCACCGCGAATTGATGCGCCTGCGTGGGACTTTTGTGAAATAA
- a CDS encoding LysR substrate-binding domain-containing protein: MELRHLRYFTALAEQLNFTQAAEKVHVTQSTLSHQIKQLEDELGCRLFDRSGKRVLITEAGALFLEHIRNALREVDEGVWTIRKSADILTGEIRMGATHTFNMRIIPNCVSIFLEQHPSVRVSVRELSGDDIAQNLIDGELDFGVAYQPRNLDALRFEPLYNEEMVLAVSTRHPFARRRFVRMVELHLQKVVLLSKTFTTRAVIDECFRMANADPVVVAEMSAIAPMIELVSSTSIATIVSEHAIQRDDVRAIPLESPTPVRTPGFLWRRNETRSAAARHFAAIVRNMTEEANGRKGARRRQASR; this comes from the coding sequence ATGGAACTGAGACATCTTCGTTACTTCACCGCTCTCGCCGAGCAGCTCAACTTCACCCAGGCTGCGGAAAAGGTCCACGTGACGCAGTCGACCCTCTCTCATCAGATCAAGCAACTCGAAGACGAACTGGGATGCCGCCTGTTCGATCGTTCCGGCAAGCGCGTGCTGATAACCGAGGCGGGTGCGCTCTTTCTTGAACATATCCGCAACGCGCTTCGAGAGGTCGACGAAGGGGTATGGACGATCAGAAAGAGCGCCGATATCCTGACGGGAGAGATCCGGATGGGCGCCACGCATACTTTCAATATGCGGATCATCCCGAATTGCGTATCGATTTTTCTCGAGCAGCATCCGTCAGTCAGGGTGAGTGTGAGGGAATTGTCAGGCGACGATATCGCACAAAACCTGATCGATGGCGAGCTGGACTTCGGCGTTGCCTATCAACCGCGCAATCTCGATGCGCTTCGTTTCGAACCCTTGTATAACGAAGAAATGGTGCTCGCTGTAAGTACCCGCCATCCCTTTGCGCGGCGTCGTTTCGTGCGAATGGTGGAACTCCATCTGCAAAAGGTCGTGCTTCTGTCGAAAACATTCACCACGCGCGCAGTGATCGATGAATGCTTTCGAATGGCCAACGCAGACCCGGTCGTGGTTGCGGAAATGAGCGCCATTGCGCCGATGATCGAACTGGTAAGTTCGACTTCGATCGCGACGATCGTATCCGAGCATGCGATTCAGCGCGACGATGTACGTGCCATTCCCCTGGAAAGCCCCACACCGGTGCGTACGCCGGGCTTCCTATGGCGACGCAACGAAACGCGCAGTGCGGCAGCCCGCCACTTCGCCGCCATCGTTCGCAATATGACGGAGGAAGCGAACGGTCGTAAAGGTGCCCGTCGGCGTCAGGCGTCTCGTTAA
- a CDS encoding VOC family protein, with protein MQVKETLEEYTAQSAQRRARSRVGKLHHHAYMARDMAATRHFYEDILELPLVGTWVERVNPVTGKPDNYVHTFFELGDGSCLAFFQFKSPEASLEQSVNRFQNVNPFSHHIALTVGGMETVQYFKKKLADEGISAFETDHGYCYSIYFHDPNGMQVELTTLVPVTGKLMQEAERTAHAMLDAWLNEDDVATNNTTRGAGWVS; from the coding sequence ATGCAGGTCAAGGAAACACTCGAGGAGTACACCGCACAGAGCGCGCAGCGTCGCGCGCGCAGTCGCGTGGGCAAGCTTCATCATCACGCGTATATGGCGCGTGACATGGCGGCGACACGCCACTTCTACGAGGACATCCTCGAGCTACCTCTGGTGGGGACGTGGGTCGAGCGCGTCAACCCCGTGACGGGAAAGCCGGACAATTACGTGCATACCTTTTTTGAGTTGGGCGACGGCAGTTGCCTCGCTTTCTTTCAATTCAAATCCCCCGAGGCAAGCCTGGAACAATCCGTCAACCGGTTCCAGAACGTGAATCCGTTCTCGCATCATATCGCGCTGACCGTTGGCGGCATGGAGACGGTTCAGTACTTCAAGAAAAAACTGGCCGACGAGGGCATCTCCGCGTTTGAGACGGATCATGGCTACTGCTATTCGATCTATTTCCACGACCCGAATGGGATGCAGGTCGAGCTGACCACGCTTGTACCGGTGACAGGCAAGTTGATGCAGGAAGCGGAACGGACGGCGCACGCAATGCTCGACGCCTGGCTTAACGAAGATGACGTTGCAACCAACAACACCACTCGGGGTGCTGGCTGGGTAAGCTGA